The Candidatus Tumulicola sp. genome contains a region encoding:
- a CDS encoding MoxR family ATPase produces MAEAIEREKDAAVFDSIDDVQAMLARHRYVADRSLAVSIYLSVTLGKPLFLEGEAGVGKTEVAKVLAAGLSRRLIRLQCYEGLDVNHALYEWNYAKQILHIRLAETLGGEGQRDAVEREIFGPEFLIKRPLLQAIDDRGEPPAVLLIDEIDRADEEFEAFLLELLSDFQVTVPEIGAFVAAHPPLVVLTSNRTREVHDALKRRCLYHWIDYPNVEREAHIVESKVPGVSRQLALEACALVASLRADSFYKHPGIAETIDWAAALVALGQTALDERVVAETIGCVLKYQEDVKKAREPGLSTRVERARKVAAQA; encoded by the coding sequence GTGGCAGAAGCTATCGAACGCGAGAAGGACGCAGCGGTCTTCGATTCCATCGACGACGTTCAAGCGATGCTCGCCCGGCATCGCTACGTGGCCGATCGCAGTCTCGCCGTATCCATCTACTTGAGCGTGACGCTCGGTAAGCCGCTGTTCCTCGAGGGTGAAGCCGGCGTCGGCAAGACGGAAGTCGCCAAGGTCCTCGCCGCAGGGCTAAGCCGGCGTTTGATCAGGCTGCAGTGCTACGAGGGCCTCGACGTCAACCACGCCCTGTATGAATGGAACTACGCCAAACAGATCCTTCACATCCGCTTGGCCGAAACGCTAGGAGGCGAAGGGCAAAGAGACGCGGTCGAACGTGAGATCTTCGGTCCGGAATTTCTCATCAAACGGCCGCTGCTGCAAGCGATCGACGATCGCGGTGAGCCGCCGGCGGTGCTGTTGATCGACGAGATCGATCGCGCGGATGAAGAATTTGAGGCGTTCTTGCTCGAATTGCTGTCGGATTTCCAGGTCACGGTGCCGGAGATCGGCGCATTTGTGGCCGCGCACCCGCCGTTGGTCGTGCTCACCAGCAATCGGACGCGCGAAGTGCACGACGCGCTCAAACGGCGCTGCCTCTACCATTGGATCGACTATCCGAACGTCGAACGCGAAGCGCACATCGTGGAATCGAAGGTGCCCGGCGTCAGCCGGCAGTTGGCGTTGGAGGCCTGCGCGCTCGTCGCGAGCCTGCGCGCCGACTCGTTCTACAAACATCCGGGCATCGCCGAAACCATCGATTGGGCCGCCGCATTGGTGGCGCTCGGCCAAACGGCGCTTGATGAGCGCGTGGTCGCCGAGACGATCGGCTGCGTTCTCAAGTATCAGGAAGACGTGAAGAAAGCGCGCGAGCCCGGTTTGAGCACGCGCGTCGAGCGTGCCCGAAAGGTGGCGGCGCAAGCGTGA
- a CDS encoding TlpA disulfide reductase family protein translates to MLRWIVGGLVAVALVVLIAAFFPNEIDQNRGPAQVIGMSAPDVSVPLVRGGSVALRGLRGQDVLLNVWATWCGPCRREMPALERLARAQEGRLLVVAIDQGEDPRTAKAYADRFGITFAVGVDAGQRLGTALHLAGLPSSFFIDKNGVIREAVDGEMTYESMAQKAERLIAGG, encoded by the coding sequence GTGCTTCGTTGGATCGTCGGCGGGCTCGTCGCGGTCGCGCTGGTGGTCCTGATCGCCGCATTTTTCCCGAACGAGATCGACCAAAACCGCGGCCCCGCGCAGGTCATCGGCATGAGCGCCCCCGACGTGTCGGTGCCGCTCGTCAGGGGCGGATCGGTTGCGCTTCGCGGTTTGCGCGGACAAGATGTGCTGCTCAACGTGTGGGCGACGTGGTGCGGACCCTGCCGCCGGGAGATGCCTGCCCTCGAGCGACTCGCAAGGGCGCAGGAAGGCCGTCTACTGGTGGTGGCGATCGACCAAGGCGAAGACCCCCGGACGGCAAAGGCGTACGCCGACCGATTCGGGATCACATTCGCGGTCGGCGTAGACGCTGGGCAGCGCTTGGGCACGGCGCTGCACCTCGCAGGTCTGCCGAGTTCGTTCTTCATCGATAAGAACGGCGTCATCAGGGAAGCGGTCGACGGCGAGATGACCTACGAGAGCATGGCGCAAAAAGCGGAGCGCCTGATCGCCGGCGGATAG